Within the Carassius gibelio isolate Cgi1373 ecotype wild population from Czech Republic chromosome B4, carGib1.2-hapl.c, whole genome shotgun sequence genome, the region GAACTTCCCTATCACAGAGGGATGGCGCGACGCTCCGGAGAGGCTTGCAGAGAGGCGCTAAATCACAGGAAGGATACCTCAGCGGCCCGGGAAGATTAGCACACGACGGGGACCCTCAAACAGGAGGCTGTCCGAGCCAAACCCAGGGTAGCTTGCGGATCAACAGCCAAATTAAAACACCCAGGTAGTGGAATAACAATGTGTACCTCAAGGTAAGATGGACGCTTGTAACAGTGGAGCACACAAAGCTGTGTTTGCCACAACGATGACAGTAATCTTCAAAGCCGAAGAATAACCTCTAATTTCACGCCATATTTGTTGCATCCTGCATACACAGATGGGATTACAACTCAAATCCCACAACTTACCCCAGAAATGGGTGAAAAAAGTGCGGTGGACGAGAGAGAGGGAATATATATGAGGGTTCAAAGATGCATTTTGGGTTCAAATCGGCATGCACCAGCGGTTTACAAAGAGGGGCCAGCGCAATTAGCCCCAGGGGCAAGCACACACACGGGACCGGCACATGTGGCTCGGAGTAGGGCTCTGACATCATGGCATGATGAGAGAGCAATGGGAATATGGCGGAGGGGGTTGAATGGGAGCGTGTGCCAGCCACGCGTGTGCCAGGTTTCAACTTCCGGAGAACGAAAAAGACCAAGGGGAGGGGGTGGGGTGGGAGACTGTATTCTCCACTGGGGCCCTTTCGGAAAACATCCTCACACGGAAGCATCCAACAGCCCTGCGGTCTTGTGACACAAACAGCAGTTGTCTTTTACGTGTCTTTCCCTCCTCCCCTCGCTGTCTTCACCCTGCCAAGTGGGCTCGATGCCAGTCGCATTTGCAACCACAAGGGACTGttgccttttttttcttgtttaatgaaATGACAAAACAACAGATCTACATATGCAGAAACAGGTGTTGTAACAGGTTTGACTCCTCTTGACCTAAAACGTGTTGCGTTGGGGAAAACAGGGAAAAAACAATggagaaaaaaagtttattagcAACAGCTGCCTGGAGGGTGTTTAGGCTCTGATGGGCATTCAAATCTACACCATCTGCCCTGCTGGTTGCCAGAAGTGACAATCTAAATTAAAAACCACTCAtcaaatatcataaaaataaactattgtATTGCTGCGGCCATATGCTGTAAGTGGCCCTATCAAAGACAAAGAGGGAAGTCAGTGGGAGTATAATTAACCCTCCACAGTCTAAAAGACATCCCTGAGCACCAAACACAACAACGGCACACACATTCCCACAGGCCcctgaacacacactcagagtcaTAGCTACGGTTCAGAAAGGATGCTTGTGTTTCATAATTCAAAAGACGATTGTGCTATAGATTCATATTAGtggacatttattaaaatgtgctatatatgaGTGTCAAAACAATTTAGAGgctagaatataaatataaaatctgaTTATTCAACACAAACACCTTACAATAAACTATTGTGGAAATACCTTGATATAGTGAAGAAATACCGTGGTATTTTGATACATACTATACAATGCACATTCATGATTTATGACaagtatgtaaaataaaattgtataaattttagggctgcaactaacgattattttgataatcgattaatctgtcgattatttttacgattaatcgattaatcggtttatgtacttatatttttgttttttccattttttccccaagtaaattattaataaagggtctttatcattcagcatagatttttaagagattttaaccattttgcattgtcatatcctcatcaaaaatatacctggagttgttttattatgttagtaatcctttgtcgaactcttctgcaatcaaaacactgatccatactctagcaaaattaacaaggagatttcaaatattgttttcaccatggcagtccttagagctcctaaagtagtttaacatcccaaacaaagcttaaggaatctttgagaacatattttcacgaagtataaggataaaacagaataaaattgcagtgcattgtattttattatttactgggaaaaagctttatagcttatgctgtgaaattgtaaacaatccttcgaaaaaaagtgccaatggcatgaaacctgaatggaactcacaatttaaagtaaaatccatcagaaggttgtccagaaaaaaaaaattgggacacacacaaaaaacctgctgtgtgaaaaagagcagtgaatacttagaaaagaagtgcattttaaatatactcaaacattaacctctctcattcagtcataattaggctgcaagtctgaattatgaactggtaaacgacaaactgatcacataacatgtttgtaaagctttaaatgttaactgttaaaaagcaattttatcagcttttacgactaaacatttgcaaacaaccttgtactggagaatctgcacaaataaaattcttaaggggcgttcacatatcgcacctaaaaacgcgtggaaaacgctagtcgcgacgctttctccttctttccaaagcgctcgggcagaggcgcccctgaggcgtctgcctttgctaagcaaccatgacgtgctctctccatgacgtgccctctccatgaagacccggaaatttcagcaaaggataaatggatgcggtgtggacgcgcctggaaaaacgggcgcatcgcaccgcgtgcgtgtcgcgaccgcgtcgcttccattatgagagtgcatactgcgcgcctacataggaaataacgaacttgagcacgcaaaagacacgatatgtgaacggccccttaaacagttcagtagtgcagagtttacaggttactcttcattttaaaggctcaaagtaaagtactcccacttcccgctgaatgctgcagagacgctgttcgggaagcacgtgacataaaacgaggccagctattggctattcgctacttcacctgctgtactggctgagtaaaacctccggtggctcattactgccacactttggtcaccgcagatttgaaatatgcacgaaatgagccgcttatggcaaataaaatttatttagcgacgaatcgattactaaattagttgacaactattttaataatcgattttaatcgattaaatcgattcgttgtttcagctctaataaattttaataataaaatcacattatTCTACATTTACCCTTACAAAAAAAGCTACTCTAGTGGTACCATGGTATAATGATGGTATTACACTATAATATATTTACCATGGTACTCCTTGGTTACCATGCTCATGATGAATCTaagactgaaaataaataaaaaatctgaaactgATAATAGACATCAATAATATCTGATATCTGCATATATCTAACAACACATGTGGCAACATGGTaaattatggtaaaaaaaaaaatgttttttttatatctacCATGGTACTGAATGGTTAACACGATCATaatctatatacagtacattctAAATTTGTAAGATCactaataaaataactaatgcaTTAATTCTTACAAAAACCATGGTTTTACAAGCCACtcaaagttattttgaagaatacaACAGTACaggtccaaaaaacaaaaacaaacaaaaaacattgtattactGTTATCACATCCAAAAAATATGGCAATACCAGAGTATATTGCTACACAAATTAAATGTCAAGCACAGCAATCAGGCATTCCTTTAAAACAATAGAGAAACATGAAGGTCAAACACATTAACTAACAACGTCAGCTCAGTGACTCAACAACAACATcatgaagcaaaaccaagaaaacaACAATTCGGGCCAAAGAGTCAAACTAAAAATATTCACTCTGCCCTTGTCAAAGACAAAGGGAGCATTAATTTGCCCTGTTATTATTTAGAGAGGGCAGGAGGAACAAACCTGAGCCCGTTGTGACCCTGCCACAGTGTTGCAACTTGTTCTAGAGGGATGCCAGCAGAAGGCAGCACCATATGCCTTCAGCCTCGGGCCCGATGCTCTTTCTGCAGCCTAATACGCCTGTCAGGAGACGTTACTGTCACAAATCCTCTGTTTTTCCACAACgtgtttttaataaacactttttttttgttctctattGCTAGCAGAATTGTCCTCAGAGATTCCACTTAGAAGGTCAGAATTAGGTTCTACTGTACTGACAgcatcattattttaaattattttaaaattatttttaaaagcagaATCTTTGTGTAtgcgtgtacacacacacatatacatacatacatatatatacacacacatacatatatatacacatacacacacacatacacacaatttgAAATAAAGAGTCTGCTTCAACTAAGCCTGGCGTAAACAGCATCACGCAAACTAGCATCAAGTCAACTTCCACACTTCCTCTCGTCACAGGCCACAGGCAAGTTTGGTCCGAGTGGGGCTGACCTTGCCGTTTACTACAAATGACACCCCGCTTCATCCACAACGACTAGGGTTTAAACTCAACCAGAGACTAAAACGCTCAATAAATCAGTGCTTTCAGCCAACAACATTCTGTCATGCCTTTAAATTGAAAAAAGGGTGAAAAAACATATCAGCAATGATAATATCAGCTAAGCATACAATTAACAATTTCAAGGGCATTTGTACTGAGATAAGATGCttatgggtgattttaatacctCTTCATAAAGGTCATGTGATATCATTCGTGTGAAAGAGCACCGTCACAGTCAAAAGACAAGAGTTGGGGATTAtattcaaggaaaaaaaaaattcaccaaaaaaacatcaaacaaaaggTCTAGACTGAACATAGTAACCTCAGACTGAAAAGAAACATTCCGTTAGTCAAAACATTACacatttaaattgatcaaataagcATAAAAATTACATCTACAGACAAACAAtgctttaaaacaacaaaaaaacatttcttatttctaGTAGCTGACCTCAAAGGAAACACTCAGTGTCTTAGTTACTGAAGCACACCAGACGTCATTAGGATGATGTGGATAATTACAGCACATAAGACCTCTTATGCATGTAATACAGTCTTTTATCCAGAGAAGTCAATCTCTGCGAGGCTGACAGCTAGCAGCATATGATCCCGGTAAACAAATACTTTCACACGGCACAAAAGTGCCATTAAAGGCCAGAACTGTCAACACAAATTCCACTCTTGCGAGAGGAAAGGAAAGGGAGGGGGGAAAacgaaaaccaaaaaaaaaaaaaaagaaagacttgATCACCTCTGGTTGCCTTAACATGCATGGAGGTTGTCATGGAAACATTTCTGTGAGGTTAGCATGGATACAAACAGAAGGCTTTCCGGCTTAATTGCCATTAGAGTTTTATGACCCTGTTTAGAGATgtatattaaaacacacacagggTAATATGCCGCTTATTGTGATAAGGCGAATGAGAACTAACAAAAAACCCTCAAAACACCTTAACTTTAAGTTCaggtgtgcatttttttttttttttttttttgttagactCTATATGAAAGAATGAAATTCATGATTTCAAACAATGAAACAGTCCCACCCACATGACTCTCGATACGAATAAAGGCTCAACCAGCTCGCAGTGGCATCTTAACTCAgacaaatgattttattttactcaATGCACACACATTAATCTTAAAAGGATGTGTCTTTCTCCTTTTAACGCGAAGCAGAGCATCGCACACACCCCAGCCGATGATGAATGCCGTAATCAGGCTGTGACTACAAAAACATCGGGATCATTCGAATTTAGGCCCCTCTTTCCTGTCGTGGGTCAGCCGTGCCTCCCTCCCTCCACGTGTCGTACGTAAAACATCACGCTCATTGAAACACTGCTAATTAAAATCACCTGGGAAGAATTGCGTGGGGCTAACAAAGGGCCGGGCTTCACGTTACAGAGCACGTCTGGAGCTgccgaggtgtgtgtgtgtgtgtgcttgaaatTTTACTACTGCTATTACGGCCTCTTTGAAGCGACACAGCATTGAGTGACGAAGCGGCGTGATGCACACCTGCACAGCTGCCAGAGTGAAACTGAGGTGCTTCTGCAACCAAAACTCTCAGAGCTAATCACAGCCATGATAGGAGCTGTAATACTATACACCTTGTGTatagtagtgaaaaaaaaaaaaaagtgtcatgtaCCCTATTGATTTAGTCCCAGATCCCTTGAACCCACTGAAACTGTTCTGGCAGTAGATGTAGAGTCTTAAGAGGAGTGCTGTCCATTAACACTCCAATATATCAACCTTACCGTCCTGACACTCACCTCTCCTGTGAGCAGCTCCAAAGCAAGGAAGATTTCACTCTGGATTATGGAAATGGAGCAAGCAACCATGGTAAGATTAATGTTaaccttgataataataataataataataataataataataataataataataataataaaatctactATAAATGATTTATGATCTTTATTACTGTTTGAGTGTGTTACTTCTTAAATactacatatataataataaatatcactttctatacagtattttttacacTTCGTGATAATCTGACAATTCTAAATTTTATGCGAAAGCACACAcctcaaaaaataacaaaactaaattattaaacaGACTACTGCAGGAGTGCATTACAATTAATAAGTTagctcatttaatttaaattttttagaagcttgcaaaaaattaaaaattataaacctATAAAACACTCATATTGATAATAACTGTACAAACAGTAAATGTATTGAAATCAATTATAGATCATGTAACGTTACATTTCTCCAGATGTTTACAATTGATGCCGTAATGCATGAACTCAAACCGTTTACTGTTAAATAGAAATTGTGTTGCTATTTTCAATAACAAACTAATGCATACTAACgtttcacaaataaacacaagaaAAGTTGCTTAGCATAAAAAGACGTGCAATAATCAAATATGCCAAAACTGTCATTGGAGGTTTATTGTTTATAAAGACAGAATCACAGTACTGACTTCTCCCGAACTCTCTAACAACACAAACACtgtcaaaacaacaaataaaccATCCGACAGGCACTAAACAAGCCGTCCGCAACTTCTCAGTGAAGTCAAACTCGTATGAAAGGCATAAACGTCAAAAACTCACCAAAACAAGCGAAAGCACCTCCTTCGCGGTTGCAAAGTTTGGCGTGTTTACGAGTCAGTGGTTTAAAAAAGCGCTAAAAAACAAACGCACAACACGCGCTGTTGATATTCCTCCGCTCGGAGTTGCGAGACGCTGCTGTCTTCAGTCAGTGTGCTGCTGTTATTACCGATGCAACAGTAAAAAAACGCCCGAGTAACACCGACTCCTGTTTGAATGCGCTCGCATGACGCGCGACGCGAAGCGGCGGCTTGTTTTTTTGTATCTCGATTCAATACATCGCAATGTATCGGTCGAGTTTGGTGGGGGGGACTAGCTTATTAGAATGCAGGGAGGCACTAACGCGGACGAGCTTGTTGTTATTTTTTGGCGTACTGCGACCCCACGTGACGTCATGTCCACCTGCCGGGTAAACAATACAGTCATTAGAAGTTAAAggagtttgttttgtttgtcgaGTCCCTTAAATACACTAATAAGAAGAATGCAATATCAGTAGTTTCATCTGCTGAAGAGAGCAGTAGAGATAAGGAAGAGGAATGTGGCGTGCTATCATTTATTTTCTCCTTCTTTTGTTTTTTActcactttttaatttttttttattaaattgtaattcctatttatctgtgtttgtgatcaatacatatttatatattatattgtttattatgaataaataaaatgaaaccagaaataaataaagtcattaaaAGTGTAATTTCTAAAGGTTGAGCATAGAATCTGAAGATGTGTGCTGGAAACAAAGGAACAACCGAGAATTATTTTGCTTAgttgaaaaatgttttgtgtgatttctttcttttctatttcCTTAATTGTTTAACATAAATtcaggctttattttatgttattttaaaataacttttaaaaaaatttgaGCATGAAATGTATTAACACTTGCTTCAGTTCACACACCCCAGATTCATTTAAATGCACCTTAAGCAAAACATCTTTAGATCATCAGcagtcttttttttacattttcattgtgATGAAATATTATTTGAGTTATCAACATATGTTGTGAaataatgtttgcttttgaaCATTTACGTGTTTGAATTACTGTAGCTCTTTGGTTGATACACATACTGTAATGGTGATTTATGCATCGTATGTGAACTGTAACTGTGTGCTACTGCCTTGAAATTTTCAAATGAATAAAACGGGGAAAATTATATTTGGATCAAAGATTGATAAAATCACAAGTCTCCCTTTGTGAATTAATTATTCTTGCCTCTGTCTGAATTTACTATCTTCATTACCTATTGTGGTATCAAAAACTACctgtattaaatatgaaatttgtaTAAAGGAtggatatatttatttgaaaatcatcaaaatattgttcatgcatatttatataaatgcactaTATAGCAGATTTTCACTTagttttattataacattttaacacTTCCAAAATCTGACAACAAATATCTGCCAGATGTCTGCAGAGGTGTTAGGAATGTTGTGTTAATTGATCAGAAATAGAATATTTGATGCCTTCGTTTCACCACATGCATGCcatttaaataaaagatttaattAAGAAAATGCACCATTTCATGAGTTTTATCACAAAGAAATCAAAAACGTGCATTTTCTATTAGGATTTTAAGGGAGGAAAATCGTTTTGAGAAGACTGCGTGAAACATAAGggtttgctgccacctactggaatGTTTTGGAATTCACTTTTGAGTCTTGAAACAGTGTGCACACAACTTTGGTTAGATACTCCCACCTAGTGGTCAGCTGTGAAAGTGCACAAAAACACTGAAAGCAAACCCAGTTTTCTGGAATTCACAACTCACAAAGATCTATATTGAATAAATAACTATACAATAAAGGACAAAagcacatataaataaaataaaaggtttacatttttataaattaatgcagtaaaaaaataatttcagtccTTCATCTCTTGgctacagtatataaaacatacaGTTTATTGGACACAAACTGATCTTGTGTGACACTATGTGCAATGGCAGAGCAGGTTGTCACAAcagggtaagttgtcacaatgggAACCTACTGATCACTGataattatttgataaaatgCTTTAGTTCTGAAATATGAGATAATATCTGAATGTAATAAAAGCCATCttaatgtgcatttaaaatatattacagacCGAAGGTCTTTTCAACTAAATTAAAACAGTATAActaataagataaaaataaaaaacacagttaaaacataaacaataaaataaaaattttggccagaagaaaaaataattgaatgatttatataaactgtaaaaagaagaaaagaaaaaaaaagaaagaaaaaaaatctcaaccTGACATGTTATCATTATATCATTTGAATGTAATGGCAGTGTGGTTATTATTGTGCTCACTTGAAgcagacataaaaaaaacactgcaaaactTAGTTTGAAGAACAGAATTCACAAAAATGTGTCTTTATTCTGTAGGCAGTTTCATCTAGGTGTTTGAAACCAATATGCAGGGAAAAAACCAGAAGCATTTAAAACTTATAGTGACTTTGATATTGCCCATTAAGTCAATTTCCCACCTGACAACTCTCTTCTACATTTCCAAACAGAAGCATTGTGTTTTTTCgtaacacatacacatatataattcAAAAGCATTTAATCGAAGCTACCAGGTTCAGCAGAGTTCAGCAGATGACATGAACACATCGAAGTGTCCCACGTCGACCAGACACTGGTGACCAGGAAGACCAGCATAGTTGGGTAGCACCCGCAGCTATTTTTAAGCCTGGCAACTACACAATGTTCAGCTGCAACCTGACGCTCTGTGCCTAGTCACGTTATAAGTGACGGTTTCAGCCGGTTGGTGTTGTACTCTCAGACTTTACCCATCCAGCATTACCCAGGCTTGTCTGGGGAAGAGCTTGTACTCTCCATGGTCTCCTGCAACCTACAGCCTCCAATATATAGTCACTAGACAATGAAAAACAACAAGACAAATGTACAATTGGAGAAAACGGTGGACAGGGCATTAGAAGGATGCTCTGGAGATGAATCTGAGGAGGTGGAACCCGAGCCCCCACTGGTAGCCATACGAAGAAAGGTGTCATTTGCGGATGCCTTCGGTCTGGACCTGGTTTCTGTGAAGGAGTACAACAACCGGGATTCATCAAGGCTGGATGCAGATGGGAGAGAGGGTGGGGAATATTACATCTCATGCCTCTTCAATGTCCCAGGGTTGCACCAGGACATGGAGGTGAGGCTTCAGCAGCAGAAGCTGGAACTGGAGCGCATCGAACTGCTCCCTGGATCCACCACGATCCGGGGCATGGTTCGTGTGCTTAATCTCTGCTTCTACAAGGCCGTCTACGTCCGTGTCACTCTGGACGGCTGGCAGAGCCACTTCGACCTGCTGGCAGAGTACATGCCCGGGTCCAGCGATGGCGAGGCCGACTGTTTCTCATTCCACCTCGCGTTGATGCCTCCGTTCCAGGTCGAAGGGTTGCGGGTGGAGTTCTGTCTGAGGTACGAAACTGCTGTTGGTACGTTCTGGGCCAACAATGGAGGGACGAACTACATTGTCTTCTGCCACCAAAGACGAAGAAAAAGTgatctgaaagagaaagagagtggaAAGGAGAAGTTGGTAGAGGAGAGTAACCAAAAAGGTATCAGGAGCTGCCTTAAAACAATCAGGTGGGGAacactgcagaaacacacactAGAAGCATCTCTATTACTCATACTAAGTGTTTAGGGATGTGAACTTTGGTGTATAACTCAGATGTGTTGCTACTTTTACCAAGTAATCACACTTCTagtcttaaaaggatagttcccccaaaaatgaaaattcggtcattaAATTACtcacctttgttcatctttagatcacaaattaagatattttttattaaatcagagcgctttctgaccctccacagacagcaatgtaactagcatgttcaaggcccagaaagataATAAGGACATcgataaaacagtccatgtgacatcaaggGTTCAACCATCcgagaaaacaaaaagagtgACTTCATTCAGccatttcttctcttccgtgtcagtcgATGCACGTTCACGAGAGTTTTGCTGATCACACAGCCGGTCTGATGTAGAACCCAGATGTGCTTGTTTgcaagcagaggaatgcacacgGATAAACGtaacatggaagagaagaaattgctgGAAAAAGtcactatttttgttttctttgtgcagaaAAAATATACTCGtagcttcataatgttacggttgaaccactgctGTCACGTGTACTATTGTTATGATACCCTTGCTATCTTTCTGGGCTAAAATATGTTTCAGCTGATCTGCTGTCTATATGCAGTGTCAGAAAACTCAAATGTAGACTTCATTTCCCAATAAAACTAGATGTATTTCTCTGGTTGTCCAATCAAGCACTCTGTTTTGAGAGATTGTATGTTTGAACATATGGTCGGTGAGTGTAATTGAAAGCCTGCcttatatttacagtaaaaagaCCTACTCGGAGGCGACACCTGCAGAGGAGAGTGGTGACATCTCAGGTGGGTTTCTTATGTGGAGATCTGGGAATGAGGAACTTCGATTCTGAAGACCAGTCtgaggtttgtttgttttttccagaACAAGTCACACCCAAGACCGGGCATACCAGGGAGAACAAACCAGAGAAAGAAGCAGGAATCAATTCCTGCAAATCCCTTAAGGACTGCTGCAAATCTCTGGTAGGGTCAGAGGTGCAGAGAAAACAACATTTAGAGAGGTAGTTCGCCCGTGGTTTGGGGCGGGGTTTGCCGGTTTGTGGTTTACTGATAAATATACAACGTTATTGTGGGAAcaatctctttaaatgcaaagcaGTAACTTATAAGTAAGAAGAAATTGAtgcattttataacattatattccACTGAATAAGTGACTCTTGTTACAAACATGCCATGGCTCTTTTTTGACAGGTGGATCGTCGTAGGAAACGTCAAGCTGCTCGTTTGGCTCGCGTGAAGGACTACTTCGCTCAGGGAGCAATGGAAACCCAGTTGGGATGTAATTCCAACACAGATGAAAGTACAACATCCATCCCAAAGCTGTCTATACCAAACAGAACTGACTTGCCAGTTGTCCACAGCCGACAAGGATGCAGTATGGACACACCACCAATACTTATGTACCACCAGGTCCCTTTGCCTTCTCTGGATTGGGGCAGTACCACAACAACACCCCCCCAAGCAAACCCTCCAGATGTCTGTAGTAAAACAAGACATCAGGTTGAAGATCACCTAGCCATATCTGCTTCTGAGGCCTGGGAAACTTTTCTTAACAGCACTGATATGCAGCACCAAGTATGTGTTCCTCCAAAGTCAGAAGTTTTAGTCCCAACGGAGGACAAGAGAGCTGAGGAAGACCACGGTGAAGAGTCTAC harbors:
- the LOC127956212 gene encoding uncharacterized protein LOC127956212; the encoded protein is MKNNKTNVQLEKTVDRALEGCSGDESEEVEPEPPLVAIRRKVSFADAFGLDLVSVKEYNNRDSSRLDADGREGGEYYISCLFNVPGLHQDMEVRLQQQKLELERIELLPGSTTIRGMVRVLNLCFYKAVYVRVTLDGWQSHFDLLAEYMPGSSDGEADCFSFHLALMPPFQVEGLRVEFCLRYETAVGTFWANNGGTNYIVFCHQRRRKSDLKEKESGKEKLVEESNQKGIRSCLKTISKKTYSEATPAEESGDISEQVTPKTGHTRENKPEKEAGINSCKSLKDCCKSLVDRRRKRQAARLARVKDYFAQGAMETQLGCNSNTDESTTSIPKLSIPNRTDLPVVHSRQGCSMDTPPILMYHQVPLPSLDWGSTTTTPPQANPPDVCSKTRHQVEDHLAISASEAWETFLNSTDMQHQVCVPPKSEVLVPTEDKRAEEDHGEESTDRILMETIQSVPIEQSKDLITNPSRDQVVDYQPVKEPRATTLPCSTQGSEPTSGSLSQDTTKANPRDETQTAHDTETQNSEAGDVISPEECTGSSDTSKVKENTHRAVKGTLTFTGIMDVPLANRQAEGSSSEWKDINKDASEEQVEMRAFCRELHEEDTESGRKGQDETTTDHSAEIQGKAFNENELCTSSKSFNKDNTKLLKNEKKRHFRASEGLKMKERLNETTIEAASVEENEMHSEALIEDSREVGDNCTDGEKKEFAPTHIPTYPTVSTDPSRHLLRSASAKESSAEEDFELGKTLRNVQEPQKLDGEDELSTPLPSIHLSWVGGNSSRLLREFCSLGHTTKGLVYALLFVIFIMAYLYNLPACMALYLFSLCWWCSQGMKQCLDGAVDVD